One segment of Streptomyces sp. TG1A-8 DNA contains the following:
- a CDS encoding glycerate kinase encodes MSAPPAPAHSRSGALRVLIAPDSFKGSADATEVAAALAEGWRRERGDDELIVLPQADGGEGTAEAISAAVPGAVWYDAGPVPGPDGAPVAGRWLQLPDGTAVVELAQMCGLPLLRSSDPTGATTRGLGDVVRAAIEAGARAVCITLGGSASTDGGAGALTGLGARLLDRHGQPVPAGGTALAQLHRVDVRDLVPPPPDGVELLVDTRAVLTGPSGAAHVFGPQKGATPAQVAELDAALTHYARVLGTVLHADPRQPGSGAAGGSGFGLAAWGGCIVDGATRIADLTGLATILPTCDVVVTGEGCYDRTSATGKLVGALLERADRHGVASVVVAGRLDAAPPGLGVDLSRLAGSGRAAMDDPTRWLRRAGTDAARRTSTGRKAANTPQPASDTPAEPPALAVRTTHAQRDQ; translated from the coding sequence ATGAGTGCCCCGCCCGCACCGGCACACAGCCGCAGCGGCGCGCTGCGTGTGCTCATCGCGCCCGACTCCTTCAAGGGCAGCGCGGACGCAACCGAGGTCGCGGCCGCACTCGCCGAAGGATGGCGCCGCGAACGGGGCGACGACGAGCTGATTGTCCTGCCCCAGGCCGACGGCGGCGAAGGCACCGCCGAGGCAATCAGCGCCGCAGTGCCCGGCGCTGTCTGGTACGACGCAGGGCCTGTCCCGGGTCCGGACGGTGCGCCTGTCGCCGGCCGCTGGCTTCAGCTGCCCGACGGCACCGCGGTCGTCGAACTCGCCCAGATGTGCGGGCTTCCCCTGCTGCGCTCCTCCGACCCCACCGGGGCGACGACCCGGGGACTGGGCGACGTCGTCCGGGCCGCGATCGAAGCCGGCGCAAGAGCGGTGTGCATCACGCTGGGCGGCTCCGCCTCCACCGACGGCGGTGCCGGAGCCCTCACCGGACTGGGTGCCCGGCTGCTCGACCGGCACGGACAGCCGGTGCCCGCCGGCGGTACCGCGCTGGCCCAGCTGCACCGGGTCGACGTCCGCGATCTCGTACCACCCCCGCCCGACGGCGTCGAACTACTCGTCGACACCCGTGCCGTGCTCACCGGGCCGTCCGGGGCCGCGCACGTCTTCGGACCGCAAAAGGGCGCCACACCCGCACAGGTCGCCGAGCTCGACGCCGCCCTGACCCACTACGCCCGTGTCCTCGGCACCGTCCTGCACGCCGATCCCCGCCAACCCGGCAGCGGCGCCGCCGGAGGAAGCGGCTTCGGGCTCGCCGCATGGGGCGGCTGCATCGTCGACGGCGCCACCCGCATCGCCGATCTCACCGGCCTGGCCACCATATTGCCCACCTGCGACGTCGTCGTCACCGGCGAGGGCTGCTACGACCGCACCTCCGCCACCGGCAAGCTGGTCGGGGCTTTGCTGGAACGCGCCGACCGGCACGGTGTGGCCAGTGTGGTCGTCGCGGGACGCCTCGACGCAGCCCCACCCGGTCTCGGCGTCGACCTCAGCCGGCTGGCCGGCTCCGGCCGCGCCGCCATGGACGACCCCACACGGTGGCTCCGCCGGGCCGGCACCGACGCCGCCCGCCGCACCAGCACCGGCCGCAAAGCCGCGAACACCCCGCAGCCGGCATCCGACACGCCTGCTGAACCCCCCGCGCTCGCCGTTCGAACGACCCACGCACAGAGAGATCAATGA
- a CDS encoding MFS transporter — MTQPVQVDAHDSPPHDHQVTTTDLRRAAWASSIGSALEYYDFALYSLASALVFSPLFFPSANPTTGLILSFSTYFIGFAARPLGGIIFGRLGDRLGRKFVLMATVAMMGAASTLIGFLPTYHDNPDDWYGGAGILAPILLILLRVVQGLGAGAEMAGASILMTEYAPRHRRGFIASLPFMGVQIGTVVAAAIYFLLYHAGKDTVTTTWLWRIPFLASILIIAVAIWLRLRLKESPTFQKLEARDQVAERPLRELLTHSWPTLLRGIGLRMAENGSSSIYQALAIAYVTTAAVGVEGPIGALSLVFAATLGAVVVPMAGALTDKFGRVRVYRAFALFQLLAAFPIWWALSKGSTVTTIVVLSLALGIGTWGMFGSQSAFMTELFGARHRYLGVSVAREVSAVLSGGLAPLIGAGIMAAVVSTDGGSSADGAGLGSWVWLAGYTALLCAITVATSFVTPEPAGRDLDDPRDALAAQRESS, encoded by the coding sequence ATGACTCAACCCGTTCAGGTCGACGCCCACGACTCACCACCCCATGACCACCAGGTCACCACGACCGACCTTCGCCGGGCCGCCTGGGCCAGCTCGATCGGCAGCGCTTTGGAGTACTACGACTTCGCGCTCTACAGCCTGGCCTCGGCCTTGGTCTTCAGCCCGCTGTTCTTCCCCAGCGCCAACCCCACCACCGGGCTGATCCTCAGTTTCAGCACCTACTTCATCGGCTTCGCAGCCCGCCCCCTGGGCGGCATCATCTTCGGCCGTCTCGGCGACCGCTTGGGCCGCAAATTCGTCCTCATGGCCACGGTGGCCATGATGGGAGCGGCCAGCACACTCATAGGATTCCTGCCCACCTACCACGACAACCCCGACGACTGGTACGGCGGAGCCGGCATCCTCGCACCCATCCTGCTGATCCTCCTGCGCGTCGTGCAGGGCCTGGGCGCGGGAGCAGAAATGGCCGGTGCCTCGATCCTGATGACCGAATACGCCCCACGGCACCGCCGTGGCTTCATCGCCTCCCTGCCCTTCATGGGCGTCCAGATCGGCACTGTGGTCGCCGCAGCGATCTACTTCCTGCTCTACCACGCCGGCAAGGACACCGTCACCACCACGTGGCTGTGGCGCATCCCCTTCCTGGCCAGCATCCTCATCATCGCCGTCGCGATCTGGCTGCGCCTGCGCCTCAAGGAATCCCCCACCTTCCAAAAGCTCGAGGCTCGCGACCAGGTCGCCGAACGTCCGCTGCGCGAGCTGCTCACCCACTCCTGGCCCACCCTGCTGCGCGGCATCGGTCTGCGCATGGCCGAGAACGGCAGCTCCTCGATCTACCAGGCCCTCGCCATCGCCTACGTCACCACCGCCGCCGTCGGCGTCGAAGGACCGATCGGCGCACTGTCCCTGGTCTTCGCCGCCACCCTCGGCGCAGTAGTCGTCCCCATGGCCGGTGCGCTGACCGACAAGTTCGGCCGCGTGCGTGTCTACCGCGCCTTCGCGCTGTTCCAGCTGCTGGCCGCATTCCCGATCTGGTGGGCCCTGAGCAAGGGATCCACCGTGACCACGATCGTCGTCCTCTCCCTGGCACTGGGCATCGGTACCTGGGGCATGTTCGGCTCCCAGAGCGCCTTCATGACCGAGCTGTTCGGCGCGCGCCACCGCTACCTCGGCGTCTCCGTGGCCCGTGAGGTCTCGGCCGTGCTCTCCGGCGGGCTCGCCCCGCTCATCGGCGCCGGCATCATGGCCGCAGTCGTCTCCACCGACGGCGGCTCCTCCGCCGACGGTGCCGGACTCGGCTCCTGGGTGTGGCTCGCCGGCTACACCGCCCTGCTGTGCGCGATCACCGTGGCTACCAGCTTCGTCACGCCCGAACCGGCCGGCCGCGACCTCGACGATCCCCGCGACGCTCTCGCCGCTCAACGCGAGTCGTCATGA
- a CDS encoding LacI family DNA-binding transcriptional regulator, with protein MTSGATQPEEARKPTIRTVAAAAGVSTATVSRVMSNVSTVNPELAERVRRVAEQLSYRPSEAARNLALGALRNIGVLMPDLRNAYFHDIVKSMHDVATDSGFRMLIADHSGDPRDEYAAALDLMGHIDGLALLSSRIALPELRALARQSIPVVLVNRVEPGVDLPMVGVDAFTAMLEICAHLAGLGHRRVVYLSGSELSWIDRERWRGVQAGERVLGLRATRVESDGTIETSYEAVEQALEHNPTAVICFNDLSAIGAISKLRELGLDVPGDISVTGFDDVVIGQHMLPALTTASSSRIDLGRQAWKLLHASLQKRDLSETTLLLPAKLVVRQSTGTAKTGS; from the coding sequence GTGACAAGCGGTGCGACGCAGCCCGAGGAGGCGCGCAAACCCACCATCCGCACCGTCGCCGCTGCGGCAGGCGTGTCCACCGCCACCGTCTCACGCGTGATGAGCAACGTCTCCACGGTCAACCCCGAACTGGCCGAGCGTGTACGCCGCGTCGCTGAACAGCTCTCCTACCGGCCTAGCGAAGCCGCACGCAACCTCGCCCTCGGAGCCCTGCGCAACATCGGCGTCCTCATGCCCGACCTCCGCAACGCCTACTTCCACGACATCGTCAAGAGCATGCACGACGTCGCCACCGACTCCGGCTTCCGCATGCTGATCGCCGACCACTCCGGCGATCCCCGCGACGAGTACGCCGCGGCCCTGGACCTGATGGGGCACATCGACGGCCTCGCGCTGCTCTCCTCACGCATCGCATTGCCTGAACTGCGTGCACTCGCCCGCCAGTCCATACCGGTCGTCCTGGTCAACCGAGTCGAGCCCGGTGTCGACCTGCCCATGGTCGGCGTCGACGCCTTCACCGCGATGCTCGAGATCTGCGCCCACCTGGCCGGACTCGGTCACCGCCGGGTCGTCTACCTGTCCGGGTCGGAGCTGTCCTGGATCGACCGGGAGCGCTGGCGCGGCGTGCAAGCCGGCGAGCGCGTCCTCGGCCTTCGCGCGACCCGGGTCGAGTCCGACGGGACCATCGAGACCAGCTATGAGGCCGTCGAGCAGGCCCTTGAGCACAACCCCACCGCGGTGATCTGTTTCAACGACCTCTCTGCCATCGGAGCCATCTCCAAACTCCGTGAGCTCGGACTCGACGTACCCGGCGACATCTCCGTCACCGGTTTCGACGACGTCGTCATCGGACAACACATGCTCCCCGCCCTGACCACCGCCAGCAGCTCCCGGATCGACCTCGGCAGACAGGCGTGGAAACTGCTGCACGCATCTCTGCAAAAGCGCGACCTCAGCGAAACAACCCTCCTGCTCCCAGCGAAACTGGTGGTCCGGCAATCCACCGGCACGGCCAAAACCGGCTCCTGA
- a CDS encoding IS3 family transposase yields the protein MSELYRLTHVEKANYPIVLPCRVLKAVRSSSYARCEGEAARRARQAADDTLAHEITVPHIASRHTHGVPRIHAELRRPGRRVNRKRAAPVMRERDIRGVTRHGRRSLTRPDAKAKPAPDLTGRDFHAEAPRDQAGRRHHPPARRAGLIQSPGDHVSVQVKRVRAGRAGE from the coding sequence GTGAGCGAGCTGTACCGGTTGACCCACGTGGAGAAGGCGAATTACCCGATCGTCCTGCCGTGCCGGGTGCTGAAGGCCGTCCGCTCCTCTTCCTACGCCCGGTGCGAGGGCGAGGCCGCCCGCCGTGCCCGGCAGGCCGCCGATGACACGCTCGCGCACGAGATCACCGTGCCGCACATCGCTTCCCGGCACACCCATGGTGTCCCGCGCATCCACGCCGAACTGCGCCGACCGGGCCGGCGGGTGAACCGCAAGCGCGCCGCCCCCGTGATGCGTGAGCGCGACATCCGCGGCGTCACCCGGCACGGGCGGCGTTCGCTGACCCGGCCGGATGCGAAGGCGAAGCCGGCTCCGGACCTGACCGGCCGCGACTTCCACGCCGAAGCGCCCCGGGACCAGGCCGGCCGGAGACATCACCCACCTGCCCGCCGCGCAGGGCTGATTCAAAGTCCTGGTGATCATGTATCGGTGCAGGTCAAGCGAGTCCGAGCAGGTCGAGCGGGTGAGTGA
- a CDS encoding ISAs1 family transposase encodes MCRQSATVCLTKSPSPRQRELPDVAERLATLLDLRDRRGRRHSLVSVLLTAACAVLAGARSYLAIGQWARNAPQDCLARLGIPSRGPLGIRRAPATSTIRRVLTLVCPGGLADLLGSAPVGAEQVAVDGKTARGSRTDTDDAVHLLSALTGSGRVVSQLPVPDKTTEVTALPALLAPFDLIGCTVTADALHTSREQARYLVQEKKAHFVLVVKRNQPRLHTALRALPWKECTAVRHDREQGHGRHETRSVRALTVTGLGLDFPHVAQAVKIHRYRTDVKSGKTTRQTVYAITDMTSRQASPQHLGQLARAHWGIESVHHVRDTTFAEDASKVRTGHGPANMATLRNLAVNTLRDAGHRSIAAGLRQVSYAPFTHPLDLLGLA; translated from the coding sequence ATGTGCCGCCAGTCTGCCACTGTCTGCCTGACCAAGTCGCCCTCGCCGCGCCAGCGTGAACTGCCCGACGTCGCCGAGCGGTTGGCGACACTGCTCGACCTGCGCGACCGCCGTGGCCGTCGGCACTCGCTGGTGTCGGTCCTGCTCACCGCGGCCTGCGCGGTGCTGGCCGGGGCCCGCTCCTACCTGGCCATCGGCCAGTGGGCGCGCAATGCCCCGCAGGACTGTCTCGCCCGTCTCGGCATCCCGTCCCGGGGCCCGCTCGGCATCCGGCGCGCGCCTGCCACATCCACGATCCGCCGTGTGCTCACCCTGGTGTGCCCCGGCGGGCTGGCCGATCTGCTCGGCTCCGCCCCGGTCGGCGCCGAGCAGGTGGCCGTGGACGGCAAGACCGCCCGCGGCTCGCGCACCGACACCGACGACGCCGTTCACCTGCTGTCTGCCCTGACCGGCTCCGGACGCGTGGTCTCCCAGCTCCCGGTGCCGGACAAGACCACCGAGGTCACCGCCCTGCCCGCGCTGCTGGCGCCCTTCGACCTGATCGGCTGCACGGTCACCGCCGACGCGCTGCACACCAGCCGCGAACAGGCCCGCTACCTGGTACAGGAGAAGAAGGCCCATTTCGTGCTCGTGGTCAAGCGCAACCAGCCGCGCCTGCACACCGCGCTGCGCGCCCTGCCGTGGAAGGAATGCACCGCGGTGCGCCACGACCGCGAGCAGGGACACGGCCGGCACGAGACCCGCTCGGTGCGTGCGCTGACCGTCACCGGCCTCGGCCTGGACTTCCCGCACGTCGCGCAGGCCGTGAAGATCCACCGTTACCGCACCGACGTCAAGAGCGGGAAGACCACCCGGCAGACGGTCTATGCGATCACCGACATGACCTCCCGTCAGGCATCCCCGCAGCATCTCGGGCAACTCGCCCGCGCACACTGGGGCATCGAGTCCGTGCACCACGTCAGAGATACAACCTTCGCCGAGGACGCATCCAAGGTCCGCACCGGGCACGGCCCGGCGAACATGGCCACACTGCGGAACCTCGCGGTCAACACGCTCCGCGACGCCGGTCACCGCAGCATCGCCGCCGGGCTACGGCAGGTTTCCTACGCGCCCTTCACTCACCCGCTCGACCTGCTCGGACTCGCTTGA